A region from the Bradyrhizobium erythrophlei genome encodes:
- a CDS encoding enoyl-CoA hydratase family protein yields MNTPANPVTLPLSQYSPRHFLLDVVDGVATVTLNRPERKNPLTFESYRELTDFFRACAMDDEIKTVVVTGAGGNFSSGGDVFEIIGPLVKMDTKGLTAFTRMTGDLVKAMRACPQPIVAAVEGICAGAGAIVAMASDLRLAATGAKVAFLFNKVGLAGCDMGACAILPRIIGQSRASELLYTGRFMTAEEGERWGFFSRIVAPDQVLAQAQSLAKEITAGPTFANTMTKRMLAMEWAMSVEEAIEAEAVAQALCMTTADFARAFEAFSNKAKPVFQGN; encoded by the coding sequence ATGAACACGCCCGCCAATCCCGTCACGCTGCCGCTTTCGCAATATTCGCCCAGGCATTTCCTGCTTGACGTGGTGGATGGCGTGGCGACGGTGACGCTGAACCGCCCGGAGCGAAAGAATCCGCTCACCTTCGAAAGCTACCGGGAACTCACGGATTTCTTTCGCGCCTGCGCGATGGACGATGAGATCAAGACGGTCGTCGTGACCGGCGCCGGCGGCAATTTTTCTTCCGGAGGCGACGTGTTCGAGATCATCGGCCCGCTGGTGAAGATGGATACCAAGGGTCTTACCGCTTTCACCCGCATGACCGGTGATCTCGTCAAGGCAATGCGGGCGTGTCCGCAGCCGATCGTGGCTGCCGTTGAAGGTATCTGCGCCGGCGCCGGCGCGATCGTCGCCATGGCCTCCGACCTGCGGCTGGCGGCTACCGGCGCCAAGGTCGCATTCCTGTTCAACAAGGTCGGGCTTGCCGGCTGCGACATGGGCGCGTGCGCGATCCTGCCGCGCATCATCGGACAGTCCCGCGCCTCGGAACTGCTCTATACCGGCCGCTTCATGACCGCGGAGGAGGGCGAGCGCTGGGGGTTCTTCAGCCGTATTGTCGCGCCGGATCAGGTGCTGGCGCAGGCGCAGTCTCTGGCCAAAGAAATCACCGCGGGGCCGACCTTCGCCAACACCATGACCAAGCGGATGCTGGCGATGGAATGGGCGATGTCGGTAGAGGAAGCGATCGAGGCCGAGGCGGTCGCGCAGGCGCTGTGCATGACCACGGCCGATTTCGCCCGGGCGTTCGAGGCGTTTTCCAACAAGGCGAAGCCGGTGTTTCAGGGCAATTGA
- a CDS encoding SDR family NAD(P)-dependent oxidoreductase, protein MSGLPRSSHALVTGGGRGIGRAIASALVRAGATVTVLGRNRATLDEAVAAGDAHFAGVADVADQAAVNAAIAEAASRQPIDILIANAGVAESAPFAKSDAALFRRMMDVDFMGVVHAVQAVLPGMKDRPYGRIVAIASTAGLRGYAYASAYSAAKHAVVGLTRSLALELASTRVTVNAVCPGFTDTDLLAGSIDNIMKKTGRSHEQAVADLSRHNPQGRIVAPAEVADTVLWLCGEGASAITGQAIAVAGGEV, encoded by the coding sequence ATGTCCGGACTGCCGCGTTCCTCCCACGCCCTCGTCACCGGCGGCGGACGAGGCATCGGCCGCGCCATCGCGTCGGCGCTGGTACGCGCGGGCGCAACCGTCACGGTGCTTGGCCGCAATCGTGCAACGCTGGATGAAGCCGTCGCTGCCGGCGACGCGCATTTTGCGGGCGTCGCCGATGTCGCCGACCAGGCCGCGGTCAACGCCGCGATTGCGGAGGCCGCTAGCCGCCAGCCGATCGATATATTGATCGCCAATGCCGGCGTTGCGGAATCCGCGCCGTTTGCAAAATCCGATGCCGCGCTGTTCCGGCGCATGATGGATGTCGATTTCATGGGCGTGGTTCATGCCGTCCAGGCCGTGCTGCCGGGGATGAAGGACCGCCCCTATGGCCGCATTGTCGCGATCGCCTCGACCGCCGGCCTCAGGGGCTACGCCTATGCCAGCGCCTATAGCGCGGCCAAGCACGCGGTGGTCGGGCTCACGCGCTCGCTGGCGCTGGAACTCGCCAGCACCCGCGTGACCGTCAACGCGGTATGTCCCGGCTTTACCGATACCGATTTGCTCGCCGGCAGCATCGACAACATCATGAAGAAGACCGGGCGCAGCCATGAGCAGGCCGTCGCCGACCTTTCCCGGCACAATCCGCAAGGCCGTATCGTCGCTCCTGCCGAAGTCGCCGACACCGTGCTGTGGCTGTGCGGCGAAGGAGCAAGCGCGATTACCGGACAGGCCATCGCGGTGGCCGGCGGAGAAGTCTAG